The genomic DNA GATCGCTGCCGTGATGGCGGATCTCACCGGGATTTTTGAAGCCTTTCTCTCATCAGAGCCCTACGCAAGGCTGCAACGCGCGACGGTGCTGGGACGAGAAGTTCCTTTCGTCATGCCTGTGGGCGAGGATCAGATGATGGAAGGGGTGATCGACGTGATTTACCGGCTTGACGACCAGATCTGGATTGCCGACTATAAGACGGACGATGTGGCGGCGGCTGACGTCCCGGCCAGAGCCGATCGTTATCGGTCCCAAGCGGAGCGATATTCGCGTGCCGTCGCAAGTGCGTTAGGATTGTCGGCTCTTTCGTTTCAGTTTATATTTTTACGGCCAGGTGTTGCGGTGAATGTCTAGGAGGAGGTCGCCCATGAACCCCAGATTCGTCAGTATTATTGCACTCTGGATTCTCACCGCTTGCACGAGTCCGTTACCGAAGCCTCTCACGGTCTTGGAGGCTCCGGCAGGAGTCTCTCCTGCCGTGGCAATGCAACTCGATAAGGGCAACGCGCTGTTCGCAGAGCAGAAGTGGGTTGAGGCTGAGCAGATCTACCGTCAAGCCATCGCCACCGAACCGACGTTGGCCGAGGCGCACTACAACTTAGCTTCTACGTTGCATCGTGCAGGCAAGGTCGCAGAAGCCAAAAAACATTACATGGAAGCAGCGAACCTCGCTCCGGGGAATAAAGTGATCTGGGATGCGCCCCCACTTCGTGCGAGCAGTTTCAACGATAACCTCAATAAGAAGTCCTATCTGGATCCTAAGCCCTATTAGTCCTCGCGAGGAATTCCTGCGATGTCACGTTCTCGACAGCCATTGACTGTTTCGCCGGAAGAGTTCGAGGCCTGGATTCAGGAGGCACTCGCTGAGTTACCGCCACCATTTGCAGCGCTTGCCGACGACGTTTCCATCGTGGTTGAGGAAGAGCCTTCTGTCGAAGTGCTGAAGGATCTTGAATTGGATTCGAAAGACGATCTACTGGGGCTGTATCAAGGCTCGCCTATCGACGAAACGTCGTTCTTTCAACCTGCCGGTGAGTTGCCTGCAAGAATCGCGATTTATCGAGGTCCCATCCTCCGTCTCTGCCGGACGAAAGCGGAGGTCATTCATGAAGTCCGCGACACGGTGGTCCATGAACTGGGACACCATGTCGGGTTGGATGACGAAGAGATGCCGTACTAGCAGGATGCTGAAAAAGTCCGCCAGCTTCGTTCTCGCGTCACTCAGAGCCTCAACGTGCCACAAGGGTACGCCTCGCCTCTTCACTCGCTGCGGCCTTGCTGGACGGCCTTTTTGAGCATCCTGAAGCTAGCCAAGCCCCCTAAATGCCTTTAACCTAGTTACCCCAGGCATGACCTAAATTTTAGCCTGTACCAGGGTTCGACGCTGATATCCAAGCGTGAGCATGAAGACTCCTACCAGGATCATGGGGAAGGAGAGAAGTTGGCCCATCGAGAAGGAGCCCAGGACAAATCCGAGGTGCGCGTCCGGCTCGCGAAAGAACTCCACGATCATCCTGCACATTCCGTAACCGCCGATGAACCCCCAGAAGAGAGTCCCCGGGGGCGGCATCGTCTTCGCGATGATCCATAAGACGGTAAATAACAAGACTCCCTCAAGACCTGCCTCGTAGAGTTGAGAGGGATGGCGGCAGGCAGGCCCTCCGTTCGGAAACACCATGCACCAGTCGACATCGGTCGCTCGACCGTATAATTCTCCGTTGATGAAATTCCCGAGTCGCCCGAATCCTAACCCGATTGGTGTAGCTGCCGCCGCTAGGTCTGCGACGGTGTAAGCGGGGATGGCCTGACGTCTACTGAACCAATACAAGGCAACAATGACGCCGAGTAGGCCTCCGTGGAAGGACATGCCCCCTTCCCAGACTGCGAGGATCTTGATCGGATGCTGTGAATAGTATGAAAAATTATAGAATAGCGTATAGCCGATCCGTCCTCCGATGAAGACCCCTAACGCAGCCCACACGACCATATCGTAGATCTGATCTTTCGTGAGGGGCAGTCCCCTCGAACTCACTCGACGCATAATCAGGAAATAGGCGCCCGTCAGTCCGATCAGATACATCAGACCGTACCAGCGAAATTGTAGCGGACCCAGCTCAAGGAAGACGGGACTGATGGAGGGGTAGGGTATTGCCTGCAAGAAATTCATGTCTGCCTCGTGTGGCCAATTGGCAGGATCATAGGTGAGGACCTTGATCATTGCAAGCACGTGGATGCACCGCAGGGAATGTTCCTTCTGATCGTTGTCAGAGGCCAGTTTGCGACGTCTACATACTTTCGTATGTTGGTTTTCTGTCACGCCTGTGTCGCGATCTGTGAGGAAAACACAACGGAGAATTAATGGCTCTTAATCGTCGGGCGAGGCCTGCATCGAATTGTGGGGTATTTTCGTGGTTATTCGTCTGGCATGTTTACTGCTGAAGTGCATACACATGAATATGCAGCGGGCCGACAATCATGTTCATGTTTCTCATCTCACCATTTCAAGGAGGTTCACCATGTCAGACCAGGGACGTCAGGTCGCAAAGGTTGCAGCGTTGGTGGCAGGTGGGGCGGTGATCGGAGCGGGGATTGGATTACTGTTCGCGCCGCAAACGG from Nitrospirota bacterium includes the following:
- a CDS encoding metallopeptidase family protein — translated: MSRSRQPLTVSPEEFEAWIQEALAELPPPFAALADDVSIVVEEEPSVEVLKDLELDSKDDLLGLYQGSPIDETSFFQPAGELPARIAIYRGPILRLCRTKAEVIHEVRDTVVHELGHHVGLDDEEMPY
- the lgt gene encoding prolipoprotein diacylglyceryl transferase, producing the protein MPYPSISPVFLELGPLQFRWYGLMYLIGLTGAYFLIMRRVSSRGLPLTKDQIYDMVVWAALGVFIGGRIGYTLFYNFSYYSQHPIKILAVWEGGMSFHGGLLGVIVALYWFSRRQAIPAYTVADLAAAATPIGLGFGRLGNFINGELYGRATDVDWCMVFPNGGPACRHPSQLYEAGLEGVLLFTVLWIIAKTMPPPGTLFWGFIGGYGMCRMIVEFFREPDAHLGFVLGSFSMGQLLSFPMILVGVFMLTLGYQRRTLVQAKI
- a CDS encoding tetratricopeptide repeat protein, yielding MNPRFVSIIALWILTACTSPLPKPLTVLEAPAGVSPAVAMQLDKGNALFAEQKWVEAEQIYRQAIATEPTLAEAHYNLASTLHRAGKVAEAKKHYMEAANLAPGNKVIWDAPPLRASSFNDNLNKKSYLDPKPY